From the genome of Fusarium oxysporum f. sp. lycopersici 4287 chromosome 3, whole genome shotgun sequence, one region includes:
- a CDS encoding hypothetical protein (At least one base has a quality score < 10), which yields MVDILSVNETFTTHMLGYNFSLPFFITSCGGGGYLHEDGELNLIKGASNQNILYIASMSASKSQEEIADAAADGQVYFQQFYNKGWDGAKLKGYLDSVEKYGAKAIAFTIDSAGDGDRWRAARWGVSITDLPILLKGITTADDAKKAIEHGVDAIYLSNHGGRQLDGAPSGFETALEIFQEAPGVFQQIEVYADGGVRSAGDVLKLLVLGVRAVGVGRSFMYSLVYGTDGVIKAAEILKHELTINAQNLGLGNLGDIDGTYLQRRMFPSL from the exons ATGGTTGACATCCTGTCAGTCAACGAGACCTTTACGACACACATGTTGGGTTACAACTTTTCCCTGCCGTTTTTCATCACCTCTTGCGGTGGAGGCGGATACCTACACGAAGACGGCGAGTTAAACCTCATCAAGGGTGCCTCTAACCAGAATATTCTCTATATCGCCTCTATGAGCGCCTCCAAGAGCCAGGAGGAGATTGCCGACGCAGCAGCCGATGGCCAAGTCTACTTCCAGCAGTTCTACAACAAGGGCTGGGACGGTGCCAAGCTCAAAGGCTATCTCGATAGCGTCGAAAAGTACGGCGCCAAAGCGATTGCCTTTACTATTGATTCggctggtgatggtgacCGATGGAGGGCTGCCCGCTGGGGGGTG AGCATAACAGACCTGCCTATTCTCTTGAAGGGCATCACTACCGCTGATGATGCCAAGAAAGCTATTGAACACGGCGTTGATGCTATTTACCTGTCAAATCACGGTGGGCGTCAGCTCGACGGAGCACCCTCTGGCTTCGAGACAGCGCTTGAGAT ATTCCAGGAAGCACCTGGGGTCTTTCAGCAGATCGAGGTCTATGCCGACGGCGGTGTTCGGTCCGCGGGCGACGTCCTCAAGCTACTCGTGTTGGGTGTCAGAGCAGTCGGTGTCGGCCGTTCATTCATGTACTCTCTTGTCTATGGGACTGATGGAGTTATCAAGGCTGCCGAGATCCTGAAGCATGAGCTAACCATCAATGCTCAGAATTTGGGCCTTGGTAATCTCGGCGATATCGATGGGACATAT CTTCAAAGGAGGATGTTTCCGTCTTTGTAA